A genome region from Anopheles stephensi strain Indian chromosome 2, UCI_ANSTEP_V1.0, whole genome shotgun sequence includes the following:
- the LOC118506822 gene encoding AP-3 complex subunit beta-2: MLSSGSAAIGVSALASTAYGNERTEVAEYANEGGFFHADYKKHDDLKQMLDSNKDSLKLEAMKRIIGMIAKGRDASDLFPAVVKNVVSKNIEVKKLVYVYLVRYAEEQQDLALLSISTFQRALKDPNQLIRASALRVLSSIRVSMIVPIVMLAIRDSASDMSPYVRKTAAHAIPKLYHLDPEQKDELIVVIEKLLADRTTLVVGSAVMAFEEVCPERTELIHKNYRKLCNLLADVDEWGQVLIINMLTRYARTQFLDPNADDDYDYQEAENKPFYEDESDSEASDSKRKESSVSSPRKTYTLDVDHRMLLRQTKPLLQSRNASVVMAVAQLYHHVAPRNEVEIVAKALIRLLRSYKEVQSIVLTCIASMSIERKAIFEPFIKSFFVRTSDQTHIKLLKLEILTNLATGSNISVILREFQTYISSNDKEFVASTIQAIGRCAVSISEVTETCLSGLVHLLSNKDEYVVAESVVVIKKLLQTKKEEHFEIISQMAKLLDFIQVPAARASILWLIGEYNEKVPKIAPDVLRKAVKSFIDEQDIVKLQVLNLAVKLHITNPKQTTLLCQHLHNLARYDPNYDIRDRARFLKPFLLASPDGADAAESILVAKARRIFLSEKPAPTLESMYHGRRQYQLGSLSHYLNMPTNGYQDLPAWPTEAPDTTVRNVEPPAPLGGGDYLGRSSNDRAGSGNSAVDGDRRKKKSKSFYSGSEDGTRSSTTEEASTPSGSSSSSGSGSGSSSSSGSSSSGSESSGSDSGSSSDSGSDSSSSGSDDSDSASSSDNEKRKPSKTIANAATKANRRKQDARPIKNAYNEVDGTSRAKKENSADGSETDTSSSYESSSSASSSAEKKKPSSKTPIKKQTQKARATEKTASKQDGPAKSNLDLLLDLDDIPPIGPVMTPSLGGFLTPMTSSATNAGADMGAGFELVGPSFIPMKKHELLNKVNGFGLGIEYRFVRSPHLYSSRMVSVELSFTNHGNVELIDIEMGKKNNLPAGMAVNDFAPIGRLNPGQTVTGMLGVDFNDSTQPVRMEICSASGSSTVTLKAPVGEMVRSVSVSESTFDSERAKLRGMTEHSCTLQLSDTLSPDDKSLHRAVFEASNVASVVADPKKDSCERFLFAGQTMSSKSLVLVVLERSSSSNDSKSFSLTVNCEKLVVGSMLLNELKAVLKK, from the exons ATGCTTTCCTCTGGATCGGCTGCGATCGGAGTGAGTGCGTTGGCCTCGACTGCGTACGGCAATGAGCGTACCGAGGTGGCAGAATATGCGAACGAGGGTGGTTTCTTCCATGCCGATTACAAAAA GCACGATGACTTGAAGCAAATGCTGGACAGCAACAAGGACAGCCTAAAGCTGGAGGCAATGAAACGCATCATCGGCATGATAGCGAAGGGGCGCGATGCTTCCGACCTGTTCCCGGCCGTCGTAAAGAACGTGGTGTCGAAAAACATCGAAGTGAAAAAGCTGGTGTACGTGTATCTGGTGCGCTACGCCGAGGAGCAGCAGGATCTTGCCCTGCTTTCGATTTCCACCTTTCAGCGGGCACTGAAAGACCCGAACCAGCTGATACGCGCCAGTGCGCTGCGTGTGCTTTCCAGCATCCGGGTGTCGATGATTGTTCCGATCGTGATGTTGGCGATCCGGGATTCGGCATCCGATATGAGCCCGTACGTGCGCAAAACTGCTGCCCATGCAATTCCCAAGCTGTACCATCTCGATCCGGAACAGAAGGACGAACTGATTGTTGTGATCGAAAAATTGCTGGCCGATCGTACGACGCTGGTGGTTGGCTCGGCGGTAATGGCTTTCGAGGAGGTGTGCCCGGAACGGACGGAACTGATACACAAGAACTATCGCAAACTGTGCAACCTGCTCGCGGATGTGGACGAGTGGGGCCAGGTGTTGATTATAAACATGCTGACCCGGTACGCACGAACACAGTTCTTGGATCCTAATGCTGAT GATGATTATGATTACCAGGAAGCGGAAAATAAACCATTCTACGAGGATGAATCCGATTCGGAAGCGTCAGATAGTAAGCGGAAGGAAAGTTCCGTTTCTTCGCCACGTAAAACCTACACGCTAGATGTGGACCATCGGATGCTCCTGCGTCAAACAAAACCACTGCTGCAAAGCCGCAACGCATCCGTGGTTATGGCCGTAGCCCAACTCTACCATCATGTAGCGCCACGAAACGAGGTAGAAATTGTGGCCAAAGCGTTGATTCGATTGCTGCGCAGCTACAAGGAGGTGCAGAGCATCGTGCTCACCTGCATCGCTTCCATGTCGATCGAACGGAAGGCTATCTTCGAACCGTTCATTAAATCGTTCTTCGTGCGTACCAGCGACCAAACGCACATAAAGCTGCTCAAGCTGGAAATTCTTACAAATTTAGCTACCGGCAGCAACATTTCGGTGATTCTGCGCGAGTTTCAAACGTACATTAGCAGCAATGATAAAGAGTTTGTCGCTTCCACGATCCAGGCCATCGGGCGGTGTGCCGTTTCGATCTCGGAGGTAACGGAAACGTGTCTGTCCGGGCTGGTGCATCTGCTGTCGAACAAAGACG AGTATGTTGTGGCAGAAAGCGTGGTCGTGATCAAAAAGTTGCTGCAAACGAAAAAGGAGGAACACTTTGAAATAATTTCTCAAATGGCAAAGCTGCTAGACTTCATCCAGGTACCGGCTGCACGTGCCTCGATCCTGTGGCTTATTGGCGAGTACAATGAAAAGGTACCGAAGATCGCACCGGATGTGCTGCGCAAAGCGGTGAAAAGCTTCATCGACGAGCAGGACATTGTGAAGCTGCAGGTGTTGAATCTGGCCGTGAAGCTACACATCACCAATCCGAAGCAAACGACCCTGCTGTGTCAACATCTGCATAATCTCGCCCGGTACGATCCTAACTACGATATTCGTGATCGTGCTCGGTTTCTGAAACCGTTTCTGCTTGCCTCTCCGGACGGTGCGGATGCGGCGGAATCGATTTTGGTGGCTAAGGCCAGAAGGATCTTCCTGTCCGAGAAACCGGCCCCCACACTGGAGAGTATGTATCATGGCCGACGGCAGTATCAGTTGGGTTCACTGTCACACTACCTCAACATGCCTACCAATGGCTATCAGGATTTGCCCGCCTGGCCAACGGAAGCACCAGATACCACGGTAAGGAACGTGGAACCACCGGCGCCGCTGGGCGGTGGAGATTATCTCGGTCGTTCGAGCAACGATCGTGCGGGTAGCGGCAATTCCGCTGTAGACGGTGATCGTCGCAAGAAGAAATCGAAATCGTTTTACTCCGGATCGGAAGATGGAACCAGATCCAGCACTACGGAGGAAGCTTCCACCCCATCCggatcgtcatcatcatccggttCCGGATCTggatcatcgtcatcgtccggCTCGTCAAGTTCCGGCAGTGAGTCTAGCGGTAGCGACAGTGGTAGTAGCAGCGACAGCGGTAGCGATTCCAGTAGCAGTGGAAGCGATGATAGCGATTCTGCTTCGTCCAGCGACAACGAAAAGCGCAAGCCATCGAAGACGATTGCTAATGCAGCAACAAAAGCGAACCGTCGTAAGCAAGATGCTCGACCAATCAAGAACGCGTATAACGAGGTGGATGGTACGAGTCGTGCCAAGAAGGAAAATTCGGCTGACGGTAGCGAAACTGataccagcagcagctacgaATCCTCTTCATCCGCTTCTTCCTctgccgaaaagaaaaaaccgtcCTCAAAAACCCCGATCAAAAAGCAAACGCAGAAAGCACGAGCGACCGAGAAAACGGCTTCCAAACAGGACGGCCCAGCGAAAAGCAATTTGGATCTTTTACTCGATCTCGACGACATTCCACCGATTGGGCCGGTGATGACGCCTTCGCTGGGTGGCTTCCTAACTCCAATGACATCGAGCGCCACGAATGCGGGAGCAGATATGGGTGCAGGCTTCGAGCTTGTCGGGCCAAGCTTTATCCCGATGAAAAAGCACGAGCTACTAAACAAGGTGAACGGATTCGGGTTGGGGATTGAGTATCGATTTGTGCGCTCTCCGCATCTGTACTCATCTCGCATGGTATCGGTGGAGCTGTCCTTTACGAATCACGGCAACGTGGAGCTGATCGACATTGAAATGGGCAAGAAAAACAATCTTCCTGCCGGGATGGCTGTGAATGATTTTGCACCGATCGGTCGTCTCAATCCGGGCCAAACCGTTACCGGCATGTTGGGTGTGGATTTTAACGATTCCACCCAACCTGTTCGGATGGAAATTTGTTCGGCCAGTGGGTCAAGCACGGTAACGTTGAAGGCACCGGTTGGGGAGATGGTACGATCGGTGTCCGTTTCGGAAAGTACGTTCGATAGTGAACGGGCAAAGCTGCGCGGTATGACGGAACATTCCTGTACGCTACAGTTGAGTGATACGCTTTCACCGGACGACAAAAGTCTGCATCGAGCAGTGTTTGAGGCGAGCAATGTGGCGAGTGTGGTAGCAGACCCGAAGAAGGACTCTTGCGAACGTTTCCTGTTTGCGGGGCAAACAATGAGCTCAAAAAGTTTGGTACTGGTGGTGCTGGAAAGAAGCAGCTCGTCCAACGATAGCAAATCATTTTCGCTAACCGTAAACTGTGAAAAGTTAGTGGTGGGATCGATGCTGCTGAACGAGCTGAAGGCGGTGCTTAAGAAGTAG
- the LOC118506823 gene encoding integrator complex subunit 2, giving the protein MNFAPVSCKAFSAMQNLDIAQLATCSEQEIRPLLPCLVRMSLLSPLDNTKGWADARKKVLSLLVGIEVVNNIVSLLQVNYHELEIDVKKEQQIRQKIGYTTQDSAQFHSLPNGIVMGFERADGTNKVRVVLSELFYLQAQINELATQASLQKSSSNELTIRPSELFDNEIYLEEIADIICIALAELPSLLNLQEVVETLLYVRNGSNIVCWIVANMPDCFREVVTALITNSDEDTTDGRVKLAALYELSEMNPSQALSMRTICVETVKMPSLMLKLSLQDPQNLVAFVCGLLLGNDQNIRSSFALYIRTSQKRKGDVLHQLREEFLKQLMNINLQSVNGTLLEELVVQAAAIVRLYCALRTISGIKFFDEEVQLLVQLITSKPPPTPAGIRFVSLGLCMFIACPSLITHQSHEAKMIEWIQWLIKEEAYFESVNEVSASFGEMLLLLAIHFHSNQMVHITELVCSTLGMKFSLRPNTITRIKMIFTQEIFTEQVVAAHAVKVPVTLNLNATIPGYLPVHCIHQLLKSRAFSKHKVPIKSWIYRQICNSVTPMHPVLPALVEVYVNSIILPNQKGLQEQHTHKALSEQEISQVFQNASGLWNKEQQSKAKTLNPTGSDRLTKEHAHQQPMEVDDSGNRQPNLTPQLLLLYYLLLYEDIRLSSMPQIIASGRQVKSYTNEFMSELPIKYLLQQAQKNQQEYSALFSPLLRLLVTHFPHLSLVDDWIDEDCIAFNDSSAAPTISEHMIVEAFEEIDLNPARIIKLLRRMLRKSATELWSLAPTFIRYFKHTLNPTVPLLLQELYRQVWMRLNTIFPRRLWVMSINALMPADKVTKNFTLTQENILFDPLQVLRCDKRVFRCSNALTIVLRILQAILAASRSQLSRHMLDKPLIDIGNQVKTDNDREELKLAMIATQESVAVQIILEACLENETDCSEPGRLWALREVRGVICSFIHQMFIAEPSLAKLVHFQTYPRELLAITVRGIPSMHICLDFIPELLSMAEMDKQIFAIDLASHLSLQYSLPKSLSIAKLCVNTLMTLLGVLSGDTRIEMFRAVLPCIVRFAEAFPPLLDECILYLLQLGRIVQSQAALGRSTSLPSLYVGQDCKRRSQSGQLQYAESLVDEVRETFSKVLDAAVLSPKIYSHSET; this is encoded by the exons ATGAATTTTGCGCCGGTATCTTGTAAGGCGTTTAGCGCTATGCAGAACCTGGACATAGCGCAGCTAGCCACCTGTAGCGAGCAGGAAATAAGACCGCTGCTGCCGTGTCTAGTGCGAATGAGCTTGCTGTCGCCGCTGGACAACACCAAGGGATGGGCCGATGCACGGAAAAAAGTTCTTTCCCTGCTGGTCGGTATCGAGGTGGTGAATAATATTGTTTCACTGCTGCAAGTCAATTATCATGAGCTGGAGATTGATGTAAAGAAAGAACAGCAGATTAG gCAAAAGATTGGATACACAACACAGGACTCGGCACAGTTCCATAGCCTTCCGAACGGTATTGTGATGGGGTTTGAACGAGCGGACGGCACGAATAAGGTTCGAGTGGTTCTGTCGGAACTGTTTTACCTTCAGGCTCAGATCAATGAGTTGGCCACGCAAGCGTCGCTACAAAAATCTTCCTCCAATGAGCTTACCATACGCCCGTCCGAGCTGTTCGACAATGAAATCTATCTGGAAGAAATAGCCGATATCATCTGTATCGCACTGGCTGAGCTTCCTTCACTGTTGAATCTGCAGGAGGTAGTCGAAACGCTCCTGTACGTCCGCAACGGTTCCAATATTGTTTGCTGGATTGTAGCTAACATGCCGGATTGTTTTCGGGAGGTAGTGACCGCCTTAATAACGAACAGCGATGAAGACACAACGGATGGTCGTGTGAAGCTTGCGGCATTGTACGAGCTGAGCGAAATGAACCCCAGCCAGGCACTTTCGATGCGTACGATCTGTGTGGAAACGGTAAAGATGCCTTCACTGATGCTAAAACTGAGCCTTCAAGATCCCCAGAATCTGGTGGCATTTGTGTGCGGATTACTGCTGGGCAATGATCAAAACATTCGCTCCAGCTTCGCCCTATACATCCGCACGAGCCAGAAGCGTAAAGGAGATGTGTTGCATCAGCTGCGGGAAGAGTTTTTGAAGCAGCTGATGAACATAAACCTACAATCCGTGAACGGTACGCTACTCGAAGAGCTCGTAGTGCAGGCTGCCGCCATCGTACGTCTTTACTGCGCACTACGTACCATATCGGGGATCAAGTTCTTCGACGAGGAAGTTCAACTGTTGGTGCAGCTGATTACTTCAAAACCACCTCCGACGCCGGCCGGTATTCGCTTTGTTTCGTTGGGCCTTTGCATGTTCATTGCATGTCCTTCGCTTATCACGCACCAGTCGCACGAGGCCAAGATGATAGAATGGATACAGTGGCTTATCAAGGAGGAAGCGTACTTTGAAAGTGTGAACGAAGTTTCGGCATCGTTCGGtgagatgctgctgctgttggcaaTCCATTTCCATAGCAACCAGATGGTACACATCACCGAGCTGGTTTGTTCCACGCTGGGCATGAAATTTTCCCTACGCCCCAACACGATCACGCGCATTAAGATGATCTTTACGCAGGAAATCTTTACCGAGCAGGTTGTGGCGGCTCATGCCGTCAAGGTTCCAGTAACGCTGAACCTTAACGCAACCATCCCCGGGTACCTACCGGTGCACTGTATTCACCAGCTGTTAAAATCGCGTGCCTTCTCCAAGCACAAGGTTCCGATCAAGAGCTGGATTTACCGACAAATCTGTAATTCGGTCACACCGATGCACCCGGTATTGCCGGCATTGGTGGAAGTTTACGTCAATTCGATCATTCTCCCAAATCAGAAGGGATTGCAGGAGCAGCACACACATAAGGCGCTTTCCGAGCAGGAAATATCGCAGGTGTTCCAGAATGCTTCCGGTTTATGGAACAAAGAACAACAGAGCAAGGCTAAAACGTTGAACCCGACCGGTTCGGATCGGCTGACGAAAGAGCACGCGCACCAACAGCCAATGGAGGTGGACGACTCGGGCAATCGGCAGCCAAATCTCACTCCCCAGCTGCTACTTCTCTACTATCTGCTGCTGTACGAGGATATCCGCTTGAGCAGTATGCCACAAATAATTGCCAGTGGTCGGCAGGTGAAGAGCTACACCAACGAGTTTATGTCGGAGCTTCCGATAAAGTATCTTCTACAGCAGGCACAGAAAAATCAACAAGAATACAGCGCGCTGTTTAGTCCGCTGTTGCGCTTACTGGTGACACACTTTCCGCACCTTTCGCTGGTGGACGATTGGATCGATGAGGACTGTATCGCTTTCAATGATAGCTCGGCGGCTCCGACCATCAGCGAGCACATGATCGTGGAAGCGTTCGAAGAGATCGACCTGAACCCGGCACGCATTATCAAACTATTGCGCAGAATGTTGCGCAAGTCGGCCACGGAGCTATGGTCACTGGCACCGACCTTTATCCGCTATTTCAAGCATACACTCAATCCCACCGTTCCGCTGCTACTGCAAGAACTGTACCGGCAGGTTTGGATGCGGTTAAACACGATCTTCCCGCGACGGCTGTGGGTGATGTCGATAAACGCTCTAATGCCCGCCGATAAGGTAACGAAAAATTTTACACTCACCCAGGAAAATATCCTGTTCGATCCGCTGCAGGTATTGCGCTGCGATAAACGTGTCTTCCGCTGTTCTAATGCGCTTACAATTGTGCTGCGTATCTTGCAAGCGATACTGGCGGCTTCCCGGAGTCAGCTTTCGCGCCACATGCTCGATAAACCGCTGATTGACATCGGTAATCAGGTCAAAACGGACAACGACCGTGAGGAGCTCAAGCTGGCAATGATCGCTACGCAGGAAAGCGTGGCGGTGCAAATTATACTGGAGGCGTGTCTCGAGAATGAAACAGACTGTTCGGAACCGGGCCGTCTGTGGGCGCTCCGGGAGGTTCGAGGCGTGATTTGCTCCTTCATTCATCAGATGTTTATCGCGGAACCGTCGCTTGCGAAGTTGGTGCACTTTCAAACATATCCTCGCGAACTGCTTGCGATCACGGTTCGCGGCATTCCTTCCATGCACATCTGTTTGGATTTCATTCCGGAGCTGTTGAGCATGGCCGAGATGGATAAGCAAATATTTGCAATCGATCTTGCGTCGCACCTTTCGCTGCAGTATTCGCTGCCAAAATCGCTGAGCATAGCCAAACTGTGCGTTAATACGCTAATGACGTTGCTGGGAG TGCTCTCCGGCGATACTCGCATCGAAATGTTCCGTGCTGTGCTACCGTGCATTGTACGCTTTGCTGAAGCGTTTCCTCCCTTGCTAGACGAGTGCATACTGTATCTGCTACAACTTGGCCGCATAGTACAATCCCAAGCTGCCCTTGGTCGATCCACTTCGCTTCCTTCGTTGTACGTTGGGCAGGATTGCAAGCGTCGTTCGCAGAGCGGACAACTGCAGTACGCTGAAAGCTTGGTTGATGAGGTGCGGGAAACTTTCTCCAAAGTTTTGGATGCGGCAGTACTAAGTCCTAAAATATATTCACACTCCGAAACGTAA
- the LOC118506838 gene encoding histone deacetylase complex subunit SAP18 — protein sequence MAGLESMIVEEKQQPTKSVDREKTCPLLLRVFCSTGRHHSTNEYSYGNVPSNELQIYTWMDATLRELTTLVRDVNPETRRKGTYFDFAVVYPDRGSMYRMREIGVTCSGQKGADDAKTLAQAKFTIGDFMDINITPPNRIPPPRRQRPY from the exons ATGGCGGGACTGGAATCGATGATAGtggaagaaaagcagcaaccGACGAAATCTGTGGATCGGGAAAAG ACATGTCCACTGTTGTTGCGCGTGTTTTGCTCGACCGGACGCCACCATTCGACGAACGAGTACTCCTACGGCAATGTACCCTCGAACGAACTGCAGATCTACACCTGGATGGATGCAACGTTGCGGGAACTGACGACGCTGGTGCGCGACGTAAATCCGGAGACTCGTCGTAAGGGTACGTACTTCGACTTTGCCGTCGTATATCCGGACCGTGGGTCGATGTACCGTATGCGCGAAATCGGCGTTACCTGTTCCGGCCAGAAGGGTGCCGATGATGCTAAAACGTTAGCACAGGCAAAGTTTACGATCGGTGATTTCATGGATATTAATATTACGCCACCGAACCGAATTCCACCGCCACGACGTCAGCGACCGTACTAA
- the LOC118506837 gene encoding uncharacterized protein LOC118506837, whose amino-acid sequence MSNTDSSEDETNELLLSAVDTSFLSDNLYKTPSTVNESKKRADEKTTPAPCVITATKQPVPKSNRYITEDETFFHSELNVTALVQKHVADKLTNVIGSIIEFDDFEDTNHMKTPRRDTSNDNSGVKLLKGFDEVIDVNAEQMQQPVVLLKPKAIKRRKVESEPEIDTFEQLASAVCDPTAFPKEVQQWKGPRKRSIEFQYKKKQDGTLLEKPNSNVNEFTKARNARMWHESKIRKFKKHI is encoded by the exons ATGTCCAATACCGATAGTAGTGAAGATGAAACAAATGAGCTATTACTATCTGCGGTAGATACTTCTTTTCTAAGTGATAATCTTTACAAAACACCGTCAACCGTCAACGAAAGCAAGAAACGCGCCGACGAGAAAACAACTCCTGCTCCATGCG TCATTACAGCTACCAAACAACCGGTCCCCAAATCGAATCGCTACATAACCGAAGATGAAACGTTCTTCCACAGCGAGCTCAATGTGACGGCTTTGGTACAAAAGCATGTGGCCGACAAGTTAACCAATGTTATCGGTTCCATAATAGAATTTGATGATTTTGAGGACACGAATCACATGAAGACACCAAGGCGGGATACATCAAACGATAACAGTGGAGTGAAGCTTTTAAAAGGCTTTGATGAAGTTATCGATGTGAATGCGGAGCAAATGCAACAGCCAGTCGTGCTGCTGAAACCGAAAGCAATTAAACGACGGAAGGTTGAAAGTGAGCCAGAAATAGACACTTTTGAGCAACTAGCTTCTGCGGTTTGCGATCCTACCGCTTTCCCGAAAGAGGTACAGCAATGGAAAGGCCCCCGGAAACGATCAATTGAGTTCCAGTACAAAAAGAAACAGGATGGTACTTTGCTCGAAAAGCCTAACTCTAATGTTAATGAATTTACTAAAGCACGTAATGCAAGAATGTGGCATGAAAGTAAGATAAGAAAGTTCAAAAAGCACATATGA
- the LOC118506840 gene encoding uncharacterized protein LOC118506840, whose product MTSGCIGITVVIVISMFSLTTSKPFLGDLLARAISSSSTPDDPQSHITDFRMMTKMDKRADKLQLIDSKHNHTSNGLNETSEEELSTEISTPALPASTLWQRWNRTDFLARIIDDILKPAHERITLVFQTLVPKDGAADALKVKQVSTEERLNSTKDDASDELGADLEPLEQHESEPALFGPAIMNETTLLGQFQARRNVIRRRVAKALSSITGLLILAANTRREGNARSTRSIKASPDEDVFWAGEQHGPVALPYSERILDDDQNESGPRRNAESVAIFLLEVFGSMAGFSWGIFKQVQSFFWYAVS is encoded by the exons ATGACTTCAGGATGCATCGGCATAACGGTGGTAATTGTTATATCAATG TTCTCGCTTACAACGAGTAAACCATTCCTTGGAGATCTGCTGGCACGTGCGATATCTTCATCTTCTACGCCCGATGATCCACAGTCACACATCACCGATTTTCGCATGATGACGAAGATGGACAAAAGGGCCGATAAATTGCAGCTGATTGATTCAAAGCACAACCATACATCTAACGGACTAAACGAAACTAGTGAAGAAGAGCTCAGCACCGAAATATCGACTCCTGCTTTGCCAGCCAGCACTCTGTGGCAGCGGTGGAACAGAACCGACTTTTTGGCCCGTATCATAGACGACATTCTGAAGCCGGCCCACGAACGAATCACCCTTGTGTTTCAAACGCTAGTTCCCAAAGATGGTGCTGCAGATGCGCTAAAGGTGAAACAAGTTTCAACTGAAGAACGATTAAACTCTACCAAGGATGATGCATCCGATGAACTCGGCGCAGACCTTGAGCCTCTTGAGCAGCATGAAAGTGAACCGGCTTTGTTCGGCCCAGCCATCATGAACGAAACCACCCTGTTGGGACAGTTTCAGGCACGCAGAAACGTCATCAGGCGCCGTGTAGCTAAAGCACTATCGTCCATTACGGGACTATTGATACTGGCGGCGAACACGCGCCGAGAAGGCAATGCACGCAGTACACGATCGATAAAAGCGTCCCCCGATGAGGATGTCTTCTGGGCAGGTGAGCAACACGGACCGGTAGCTCTCCCGTACAGCGAACGCATTCTAGATGACGATCAAAACGAATCCGGACCTCGACGAAACGCAGAATCGGTCGCCATATTTCTACTGGAAGTGTTCGGATCGATGGCAGGATTTTCCTGGGGCATATTTAAACAGGTTCAATCTTTCTTTTGGTATGCAGTAAGCTAA
- the LOC118506839 gene encoding uncharacterized protein LOC118506839, producing the protein MKLILFVLCGILTVFLRPVNASEPDALADDVEKLGDRGPLLVDNYIPVTMQILHHCIEMIQYEPTMTPPPAEAGTTPLTTTKRPVTTSPTPTTSVSTSTNKSPEQTSLTTAKPADTTLFPTSPHKPGYYGPEKPPPTVVTTTTRKTPASSTTTTETPKVNENPATTESLLWSDKPFTEWFLQSKRKKVQQNTLQNAELLDPLPAKVLQDFNREPYEPLALRPEDNANEFRRLYDDNYRGPISVLVLEKGTKKGGKKRVPPTKPYLHMLVLYDLLKREAKKNMYSIYEGYSEAILSELYQMNFATAKDQLHYALTQLLERKDIEKSDVVSRSKQMITDLNTRNSAITMALEVVPPLRFGL; encoded by the exons ATGAAGTTAatcctgtttgttttgtgtggaaTTTTAACTGTTTTCTTACGGCCG GTCAATGCATCGGAGCCTGACGCGTTAGCAGATGATGTGGAAAAGTTGGGCGACCGGGGACCCTTGCTGGTAGACAACTATATACCGGTGACGATGCAAATATTGCACCACTGCATCGAGATGATTCAGTACGAACCAACGATGACACCACCGCCCGCAGAAGCAGGCACAACCCCGTTAACAACTACAAAGCGTCCTGTGACAACGTCCCCAACTCCAACAACTAGTGTATCTACTTCTACCAATAAATCTCCAGAGCAAACTTCTTTGACTACGGCTAAACCGGCAG ATACAACACTGTTCCCAACAAGCCCTCACAAACCGGGGTACTATGGGCCAGAGAAGCCGCCACCAACAGTGGTGACCACCACGACACGTAAAACACCCGCCAGTAGCACAACGACAACAGAGACTCCCAAAGTGAACGAAAATCCCGCCACCACTGAAAGTTTGCTCTGGAGTGACAAGCCCTTTACTGAATGGTTCTTGCAAAGCAAGCGCAAGAAGGTACAACAGAACA CATTGCAAAACGCAGAGCTGCTTGATCCGCTACCGGCCAAGGTACTGCAGGACTTTAACCGAGAACCTTATGAACCGCTTGCCCTGCGTCCGGAGGATAATGCCAATGAGTTCCGCCGCCTGTATGATGACAATTATCGTGGCCCAATATCAGTGCTGGTGCTGGAAAAGGGCACTAAAAAGGGAGGTAAAAAGCGAGTACCACCAACGAAACCCTACCTGCATATGCTCGTGCTGTACGATCTCCTGAAGCGTGAGGCCAAGAAAAATATGTACAGCATCTATGAG GGATATTCGGAAGCTATTTTAAGTGAGCTATACCAGATGAATTTTGCGACGGCAAAGGATCAGCTACACTACGCCCTCACGCAGCTATTAGAGCGAAAGGATATCGAAAAGTCTGACGTAGTTTCACGCTCGAAGCAGATGATTACGG ACTTGAACACTCGCAATAGCGCCATAACAATGGCGCTGGAAGTAGTGCCTCCGCTACGATTTGGATTGTGA